In Buteo buteo chromosome 16, bButBut1.hap1.1, whole genome shotgun sequence, the DNA window TTTTTGGGGTATGCAAATATCCAGATGCAGAgctgaaagcagtgaaataGAATATAGAATATACATAGAAATAGAATATAGAATCAAAAATACTGGTTGGGAGGGATCTCATGAACTGTTGAAGCCACTACAAAGGCACAGCCTGTTTCTCCATTACTTTTCAATTACAGGGCACTAGTGTCAGTTGTTAAAGTTTGTCATATAGAGAGTTTTGggatgaaatttttttaatgcttgcttGCTTTACATCGCTGGTTGAATATttcaggaaagtaaaaaaataaaattgttcacTGAATTCAGTGGCAAAAAGAGGAGACAGAAATGTAGCTTTTAAAAAGGTTACACAAATTGAACATAAGGCAATGAATCAACATTTTACAGTTATATAGACAGCCTTATTTCTGCTATTTGCTGACTGTTGCAAGGTTGACATAGCAGTTATGTCTTTCTACGTTTTTGGGTGTGTATATGTATAGTCAAAGTACATAGTGGGGCTATTTAGGACAACTGTGGAGAGATCACACATGTGATACCCTTcatgattttctttaaactgcCCTTAGTTTTTTCACATGTTACTAACAGGAAGATTTTTCTGCCAATCCATTTAATGGTTTGTCGTTGTTTaacccagcaggcagctaaacacTACACAGCCGTTCTCTGACTCCCCCTGCCCGCCCACAGTGGGAAGGGGGGgatgatcagaaaaaaaaaagtaatatttgtgggttgagataaatacagtttaataggaccgaaaagaaagggaaaataataatgatacaagaattagaatatacaaaacaagtgatgcacaatgcaattgctcaccacctgccaaccgatgcccagccagttcccgggcagcagcccccggccagctttccctccagtttatatactcaGCATGACGTTATATGGTATGGaacatccctttggtcagttggggtcagctgtcctggctgtatCTCCTaccaacttcttgtccccccccaagcctgctcactggcagggcagtatgagaagctgaagagtCCTTGACCACTGCGTAGCAACATCAATGCGTTaacaacattattctcatcataaatccaaaacacaacactataccaacTATTGGGAAGAAAATTGACTATGTCCCAGAGGAAACCAGGACGTGGTTACAAGTGATGAGATGTTTCAGGCAGAAAAGAGTTGAACTAAGCAcctttctcccattttctgttttgaagggATTTGTCTTATAACAATATAAAGGACCTCCCAAGTTTTAAGGGCTGCCAGTCCTTGGAAGAAATGTAAGTAGAAATACATGTTATTTATCTTTATTACCTCTTTAGTATGCTGAGTCTCCAGAAACTTTATTTGCTTCATGTTTGATTGTAAGTTTCTAAGATTCAGGACGGAGAGAGATAATATGACCATCTCATGTGAGGAGTGTGCTGGACAGAAAATTCAACCACTTGTGTTTTCCTCAATTAGCTAAGGTTTAATTGTTCCTCTGATGCAAAAAAAGAACGAAGGGCACCTTAATCCTGCATTTCATAGTAGTACTGCTATACGCATAGATGGAATGAGCATTtatgtgttttccttcctgcctgTTACCTCTTCCACTCTTCAGTTCCCTCCAACCATCAGCCTGTGcttgcataaaatattttttcctctagccCCTGTAAGACACATTCGAAAtccatctttgcttttccttactTCACTGCTTTAAAGCTTCTTAAGCTTAATTTCCAGACCCTACACAATTTTTCTGCCTGCATATGTTCCTACTTCTCCTTCTACCTCTGCTGCACTCAAGCTTCTTTCCCCTTCACCAGAGTGGGGCTAATAGACTTCTCACAGGCCTTTGCTGTTACACTCTTGACATCTTTAGGCTTGTACACATGGTTAATTGTAAAGGCAGCTAGTGAACTGGAAGTATAATTTGCCTGTTAGGTCCTGAGGCGTTactcagcattttcctttgataaatctgtattttgagaaATGAAAGTTCACTCAGGGTTAGAATATGCCTGAAGACTCCCTGCAGAATGAAgtagatttgttttaaatttcagtgtGACCCCTCAAAGTTCACAAAGTGTTACTTTTAGCTTGGAAATAATTCAGTCCACACTTAACAGTCTCTTCTAAATTAAGTGACTTGTGAATTGGGATTGGGCAGAGGTGCCATGGTTGTATTAACATGGCTAATGCGAAATACTTAAACAGTTTGCCTACAaggggaaacaagaaaaatcttaTCATTGGTAAGGCTAAATCTATACATGAGCAGGCACGAAAACTACCCCTTGATTTGAAGTCAGCCCAGTTAGCCAATAAAGTTCTGTTTCTACTTTTCCACTTTGCAGTTCCTTACAGCATAATCAAATCCATGAAATCACAGAGGATACCTTTCAAGGACTGTCCTCCCTTCGTATCCTGTAAGTGGACGTAGCTGCATGCTGAGTAAAGCAAGATAATGTTTTTGATTCCCATGTAAACTGATGCCAGGGTTTGGTGTTACAAAACTGGTTGATGGCAAAAGGCCGGGTATGCTGGAACCTAAGGTGAAGCAAACCATGTACAGGAAATACTAGCAGCAGCCAGTTTCAGTCCCGTTCTTTCTATtctccattttgtttttctagcctatattttttttatacatacatacatacatattatgtatggagagaaaaaaaggagggggttttttttggtagtcTACtattttgcattatatttttactATATTATCCCATTATATAGTATTTATTGGAGAGATCCTGTCTGTTTTCCTCATGAGGATCAGACAAGTAAACAGAATTATCCCTTCCCCTTACATCTCTAGCTATATGAAAATTATATAGGAACGCTgaaattatcagaaaaaaaatccacaaattgacaggtgttttaaaagaagagtCGTAATACAAGTCATGGTGGTCCAGTATGAGCTGGATCTGGAATTTGAAACCCAGCAAAGCTGCTGGCCTTCTGCTTGTTCTCGTGTTgtctccccccagccctgccgcagGTGCGGTTGTCACCGCAGGGATCGTCCTGGCACCTTCAGCCTGGCCGTGGGTggtggcagagccaggctctACCTGGGGAGCGCAGGCTGAGCTGCTAGCgccaggaaggaagggaaggggggcAGGAATGGGAGACGGATTCTGCTTTGGGGGTGAGGTGAAGCAGGATACAGCTGCCTTACCGAGGGATTTGGCTGCTACTGCACCTGGCTGactggggagagaggggaaacgGGAGGGTTGTTCAGCTTTGCTGACAAAGGCATAATGTATTTGTCACCTTGGCTTTTTTCTCAGTACGGTGGCTGTTACAAAGTTTTGATGAAACTGCTAAAATAATCTCATTTGGCATTCATTGCAGTGACCTCAGTAGAAATCGGATCCATCAGATCCACAAGGAAGCTTTCACCACTGTTGGAGCTATTGTTAACCTGTAAGTAGGCTATTCTGTGCAGCGACCTTCTCTTTCTATCATTAAACTTCTgaaatagtaaatatttttagcttAAAATTAATACGTGCCCATTGTGTTTCATCTCTGTGAATCACGAAACCTCTCGCTAGCTGAACATATGCAGGGCACGCTTCTTTAAAGTGCCTGCTGCGCTGACAGGCATTTGCCAGACCACAACCTCAATATGACACTTTAAAAAGCCTTCCTACTTCAATGAAATGTATGCTATAGCATCTTCAAACGTACTTTGTTGTAACACTGTCTTAATATTCACGTTTCAGAGACCTAAGTTTCAATGAACTCACTTCAGTTCCAACTGAAGGATTGAGTGGACTGAACCAGCTTAAACTTGCAGGCAATTCTGAGTTGAGAGAAGCTTTGGCAGCAAAGAACTTTGCAAAGCTCCGGTACGTTGGTAAATAACACCAGAGAGTGCCTCGCTTATTTTGACAGTAACAAGCAATGTGACAATAAATGAAGCCAGTTTAGATAATACTCATGACAAATGGTCAGGCCCTTTGCTGAGTCCTGTAGTGCCTTAATGTtggtatatatatatgaaaggGCATCTGACTCTTCTGGTATAAAAGCCATTTGCAGACAATTTTCTTGGAaccttttgtatttttcctccaCCACTTTTCAGGAAGTTTTCATATGACTTTGGAGTAGTGGTTTGGGTGGATTCCATTTGTTATTGAACTGAGCACATCTGTCATTCAGAGTGTGGAAAATGGGAGCAGATGCGCAGGTGTCTGATTCCATAATCACCATGCTTTATACATACGCTGTTTATTCTTGGAGGCAAATAATAAAGAGTAACAGTAATCATTCAAATGGAAGCCCtgtactgatttcagtgggaggtGGATCAAACAGTGATTaactgctttgcattttcaaagatCCTTCTGCACCCTAAGAAGAAGCagttaaaaattgtttcctgtAGTGTCCAATGGAAAAAATGGAGATGAAGATACTGTTAATTTGTTGTAAGGCCAGCAAATGAATCCATGTCACTTTTAGAATCAGGCTTCAGCAGTGCTGTGGAGACAGCAGATCCATTTTTAGGTTTTGATCTGTGTTTGAGAACTAATGCATTGTGGGATCCTTTAGACTAATGTTCCTCCCCAATGTTTACCAGAACAGAATTCAGGAACAGTACTGCAGATAGTTGATATTGTAGCCTTGAGTCAGAAAAATTAGCTTCTGGTCTGCTATTATCTCATTGTTTATGTGAACTTTTAAAAACTCTCTGTGCAGCTGTACTTCTTCTTTACCAGAATTAGTGGTATGTACCATTTCtgtcaaacacacacaaaaaaagaggggaaaaaaaaatatctcatttcAGGGCCACAAAAtgaagtgagaagaaaagatgtaatttttaatgttgtgGTCATCTGGGAATTAACCTTCTTAAAAACCAGTTACTCTTTAATTAACTTGCTTAATTAGCTTTTAGTTTAATTTGTACAGCAACACCACAAACACTGGTCAGAATTTGATTTGTACGTGGAGTAGAATGAGTAGTAGAGAGCTAAACAtcacagaattttctttgtaCCCGTTGCAGCAGACGAGACTTGGATCCATCACCTATCCTTTATCTCATTGCAAAAGTTCATCAGAAATGGTTACAACTGATCCAATTTGAAATAGTTTACTATTAACAACCATGACCAAAAGAAGCTTCAGTTTTAGCACTGAAGTGtgccactgaaatatttttaatagatggTAATCTTAACTTCGGTTACAATGGGTAATGCTCTTTGTTGTTCTGCCTGCATTTCAGGTCACTCTCTGTACCATATGCTTACCAGTGCTGTGCATTTTGGGGTTGTGATTCTTATTTAAACTCTAATGCTGAAGATTCCCGTCACCAAGATCAAGGTGCCTTGATGGATCGCGAGAAGGGTAAGTGTTTCATTGTACTAAACTGGCAGTATTATTTTGGGCCAGACTAGACCGAATAATGGTGTATGTTGTCTTTGAATAAGGAAatttggaaaaatgtaaatcttTATAGGGATACAAAAGCTGTCTCTGAAAGTGCTTAGCAGTTGCTTACAGATCGGCAGTGCCATGTTCCTTCTAAATGTGTGAAATGGATTTATCTGAGAGTGTAAGATTTGCCTggtttttaataataataaaaaaaaaaatccatattttaaaaaattctaaacTGCCAGTAttgtttctgtcattttctgCTCTGGCAGAAATGGTTCTCAGTATTTCAGCCTTCCTGTTCAGAAAGGGCTTATCCTTCCACTGACTACTTCAAGGCCCATAGATCTTTCCCTGGTGATGAAAGATGTTGCTGCTTTGTTAGAAAGCATTCTGAGTAGCTGGGACAGGCAGTAGTAATTCAAACTGCTGCAGCGATTTCCGCACTGAGCATTTGACCTTACGTAGCAAACTGGAACAGCTCCACTTGTTAAAGCTTGAATGTTGGTGAAGTGTTAGGCCTTTGATCTTTCAAAGGACTATTTCCATCCTAGGCAGCTTCActgcatttcactttttttttttccttcctacaactaacctgtttttcatttttacttggATACAGCTGATGCAGATGTTCtaagaaatgaggaaaatgagGAACTGGGACAGACTATTATTCACTGTACACCAGCAACAGGTAAATCTTATAATGTGCTTTAGCCACATTGTGAACTTCAGGCATGGTGTTATGCAAATAGCTGTCTGCAGAATTACATGTTTCATTCCTCGTAGTCATTCTGTACGCAGAAGATTAAATTCTACAATGCCTGGGTGAAACTTCATTTGATGTCAGTGTTGTTTTGGATGAGCAATCACAAAGATTTGGCTCAGCTTTAGACACATAGCACTATATCGGAGAACTATGCTAGGAGAAAACCAGAAGTTTTGTTCCATAAGCAGAACACTCAAGACTGTAATACTTATATTTGGAGCCTGCTGTGTTTAATGCACTGCCCCCTAATTCTGCATTACTCTTGCCAAAGAGATGTCTGTGGAGCAGACTGTATGAATGCTCATCTGTTTCAGTGAGAAGTCAGCCTGTGCTTTAAAAGCTTAACTCAAACTGCTGTCATTGGTGGTTTTAACTAAGCTTGATGTCTTTGCAGAAGAGAGGTTGAGGAACGCTTATGTGATCTGTTCCCCAGCCCTGCTATAGCCACATTAACTGACAGCAGAGGGCTATTACAAGTAGCTGGAGCAGGCAGTAGCATCTTAAACTGCTACAGATATTTGCACAATGAGTAGTCTTATTGGCGTACCAGAACTGCTCCAATTCGGGCTTGAACAGTCCAGGAGTGCTTGAAAGTCTTTGATCTTgcaaatgaatattttcattctaGGCAGCTTTGTTGCTGCCCTTCTGCTTATCTTCCTCGAACTGCAAATTTCCACACGTGGTTCCACTCAGCTCCTAAAGCACTTGCTGTGGTGCCTCCTGCTTCCTTGCCTTTGCCATGGGCTCTCCAGAGGATTCCTTCTATACGTCTTGTACCCTCCTGTTTGCATCAACAGGAATACATAGATGGGGGGTACTGTATGCTTCCAGTGAAGTTACTTCTGGATGAGCAGGGGTTTTCCAAGTCTTGTTTCATTCTCTTCTCCTAAACTGGTATTTTACATCCATTATGAAAATCTGTTTGGTCTTCGTCTTTTGGGCTAGCTCCAGCTTTAGTATACAGAATATCACAAGGATTTCTTGAtcacagccaaaaaaaaattgtggccAGAAAGTCAAATACATTATTAATGTAACTGTACGTGATCTGAGAATTAATTTGACGAAGGCTACTTATTTGCTTTTGATCTCCTGTTCACAGAATGAGAATTCAGATGGTGTGTTACATGGGTTAAATCTTTAAAGCCTttagctctctttttttttttttttttttttgcccatgcCAGAGATGCTGTAGCTctaaaagggaaggaagagcttGTTTTACAAGTTCACAATTTGCCTTGGTTTTCACCAGTCCCTCCCATACTAACAACTTGTTTTCTATGCCATGCTGTCGTCTGGTCATAAGTAGGACACTCCACCCACGGTGTAAGTTGTGAATCATTGCTCATCTCGTAGATCCACTTTCCGCTTTGCCTAATGGCAGGAGTGGATTGCTGAACAGTGGCACTCAAGTAGCGTAGCACTGAAAGCCGTGAAACTCATCCTTCTGAGCATGAACTTCCCCGGTGGGCTGGGAATATTAGCGAGAGAGGAGGGTAACTTTTAGCACTAAGGATAGTTAGACCTTGGGAGAAAGACAAGGGAGGAAAGTGAGGTGGGGTTTGTTTGTCTGAAGATACCTCACTGTACAGCTACTAGAAAACAGACTTCAAATTGATTTTGGAAGCACAGCATCgacatttttaaatttcctaaGTAGgaagttgtttttatttttaagtagacTCAGTTTAGCAGCTATTGTTGTGTCATGTGAATGTACTGCAGAAATAGTTATTTTGGCGAGAATGTCTTACTTGGGAATACCTGCaaaaaaagggattttactGGTCTGATAATCCAGATAGCACTGTTATTCCCTGCCCAGAAATGAAGCTTGCTCGTTTAAacaaaaagattcttttttgACTTGTCAGTTCAGTAATTTCTGGAAGTTGCTTTAGGCCTTGGGAGACTTTTGCACTGACATTTAATCGTTCTCCGCAGTTGCTGCAGCCCACATTAGTGATGGGTTGTACTTACCTTTCACCTGCCTAAAGGGAAGGCACGAGCTGCGCAGAGCCTGGAGTCGCCGGCTGAATCCGGCTCAGAAGCTCCGGCCCGAGGTTGCAGCACAGTTTGgcatttttctgctctgcctccagctcccAGTGTGCCCGACTGCAGGGAGAGATCCCCAGCTATTGTGCTTTGGACAATTAGCTGTGCTTAATGGGGATGTAGGAGAGGTTAAACTCTTCTAATTGTTACTTAAAATCAGTAGGATTTCCTATGGAATAAATAGCAATTAGAAGGATTAGAAGGGTAAGCAGGAGTAGTGACCTTTTTTACTTGTCTCGCCTCATATTATTTTGCTTGTTGGaagtttttttattatttaagctttttttaagtgggaaaagaagaagaaaaaaaatcattttccctATATGACTTTCCAAGCTCACAGTGCCCTTCAGTGACgggggtggggagtggggcTTGTGGTGAATTCCCGTCCCTATTAAAGCTGATTAAATTGAATTTGTCGGCTGTTTTACAGATATTTCCTTGTGACCAAAAGTTACTCCAGGAGGCATGGTTGTGAAATCATTTTTTGAGAGAACACGTTGCTTCTAAAGAATTCTTTCCCccacttgcttttattttgttaccgatttttttaatgaagtatgaaatctaaagaaaataaaaagtatttaggTGGCACtaataaaagctattttgaGTAGCTAAAAGGTAATTAAGTTTGTTTAGCTAGCTTGTTTATACAAAGTATTCTCAAGTGACCATTCATTGCAGTAATTATTTCAGGCATAATTAATTAGTAAATAGCTTCAGCAGAATAGTTTACTTTTAACTGACCTATTTAGCAATTCAGCTGTGTACTCTGTTCATGAATTAATGAGTTCTCTTGTAATACCTTTTGAAAATCTTGCTTATTcaggcatgatttttttttcctaaattggTTGTGCTtatgtttggtgttttttggttttttttttcttctaggtgCTTTTAAGCCGTGTGAATATTTATTGGGCAGCTGGATGATTCGACTTACtgtctggtttatttttttggttgctttgtTCTTCAACCTGCTTGTCATGTTAACAATATTTGCATCCTGTACTCCATTGCCATCTTCCAAACTGTTTATAGGCCTGATTTCTGTCTCTAACTTATTTATGGGAGTCTATACTGGTATTTTAACTTTCTTGGATGCTGTCTCTTGGGGAAGATTTGCTGAATTTGGCATATGGTGGGAGACTGGCAGTGGTTGCAGAGTTGCTGGGTTTCTTGCAGTCTTTTCGTCAGAAagtgccatttttttcctgatgttggCAGCTGTTGAACGGAGCTTCTCTGCGAAGGAGATcattaaaaaggggaaaagcaatCGCCAAAAACAATTTCAAATCGCGGcagtttttgctttcctgtgcGCTGTGGTAGCGGGATGCTTACCACTTTTTTATAAAGCGGAGTACTCGGCATCACCTCTTTGCTTGCCCTTCCCCACTGGAGAAACACCTTCGTTAGGTTTCACAGTAACTTTAGTGCTCCTGAATTCATTAGCGTTTTTGCTAATGGCTGTTATCTACACTAAACTGTATTGCAACTTGGAAAAAGAGGACCTCTCCGAAAACTCGCAGTCCAGCATGATTAAGCATGTCGCTTGGCTAATCTTCACGAACTGCATATTCTTCTGCCCTGTTGCGTTTTTCTCATTTGCACCGTTGATCACCGCGATCTCTATCAGCCCTGAAATCATGAAGTCTGttactttgatatttttcccATTACCTGCTTGCCTGAATCCAGTTCTGTACGTGTTCTTCAACCCCAAGTTCAAGGAAGACTGGAAGTTGCTCAGGCGCCACATGAGCAGGAAGAACGGAGCGGTAGCGATCGCCGTCAACGCTCAAGGGGGCTGCGCGGCGCAGGATTTCTACTACGACTGCGGCGTGTACACCCATTTGCAGGGTAACATCGCCGTGTGCGAATGTTGCGAATCGCTCCTCTTATCCAAGCCCGTGCCCTgtaaacatttaataaaatcacACAGCTGCCCCGCGCTGGCGGTGGTGCCTTGTCAAAGGCCGGATGGCTACTGGTCGGACTGCGGCACCCAGTCAGCCCACTCCGACTACGCGGACGAGGACGACTCCTTCGTCTCGGACAGCTCAGACCAAGTGCAGGCCTGCGGCCGCGCCTGTTTCTACCAAAGCCGAGGATTCCCTTTGGTTCGTTACGCCTACAACATACCGAGAATTAAAGACTGAAAAGGCTTTGCGCCATCAGCTGTTCCAATAAAGAGGTATAACGCTTCGTAGACTGTTGCCTGTTTTGACCTTTCGAGCAGGAAGCACTTTTGTAATCATCATTTAGTGTCGTTTGTAAAGAAGGGAAGCGGGCAGTAACTTCTTGAGCCATacgtttaaaaataattaaataaatcaatTGCCCTGACTGTAAATAATTGGTAAACCAAATTTGTTACCCAATATTTTTACTCTTTCCACGCAATAGTGGTTTCTTTTATACGGTTTTTTACATGCTAGTGGCGTGTTTCCACGTTGTACTCCAGTTGTACTTTACTTCTGCTGTTGGCAAGGTAAGTtctgttgattattttttttctttattttttctgccaaaGCACAATATAAAGGACAGctgtttaatattaaagaaattatttttaaatgtgacttttctataattaaggaaaaaaactctCTTGCTAGCTTTGTATAGTGTATTCAGCATTGAATCTCAGGATGAATTTTACTGCAGGGCCAAAAAAGGGATTAATTCTCCCATACATAACTGTGACAGCAATATAGGAATACcatgtttgttttgtatttcaagCCAAcgttcaattttaaaaaaaaggtcatgTTACAATAAAGCACTTGCGTAATCTACACTATCTGTAGACTATGAAATAAGCGTAGTAAGAGCTGTCAGGAATAATAGGGTTGAATGCATTTTTCCAGTGATGATGCATGACTTCAGGTGAACCACAGCAACTTTCTTCAGTATTATGCAGTCGGGTCACACTGTTGGAAGGAGTTATCGATGCATCGGTGGGTGTTAGCAGTGCTGTCGATGTATACAGCTCGTGTCTTTGCAGAAAGACTGGGGAATACTCTGCAGCCTGTTGAATGTTACAGCACCCCAATAATATCTACGAATAGActtgagattttagcaaatagagggaaaacagaaagcaattttgcaataaaagaaaaccatttttgccatttattttgctgAGAGTGAAGTACACTGTGCAAAGTCACTGATTTTCATGTAAATCAGTGCACTATTTTAAAACCATTCAAGTCCTGCGACCCAAATGATTTAAGTACAATCAGTGATCCATTTATCTACATTTAGTTTGAAATCTGATCGATATAAAGTTATGAATGCATGATTAAGTAATTACATATGTTTCTTGAACGAAACACTAAATCGAGAGCAAATCCACTGCCATCCTAGTTACTCTGGAGACATTCTCATTAAGATTTAAAGCTAGATTGCTGTTTTAAGAATTAAACTGTATATACTGTTCATACAAtgaatttttatctttgtaTTGTAAATTATTTGATAGGACACATGATGGGAAATGTGGCTTCAGTTCATTTTGTTAATTAAAGCTACCTCCTAAACAATAGTGGCTGCCAGTAGCAGAATGTTTAAATGTGGTTTATATACTTTTTGCATTGTAAATAGACATGGTTGTATATTGTCACTGTAATAAAAACAGAATCCTTGTATATCAAAATCATGTAGTTTGTACAAAGTATGGGAGGATTATTTACTGTATGCTGTTAATTTTGTAAGCCAAAATATTCACATgtaaaaaacaagagagaagaaaaccaacccagAGTTGTTAATTCTTATATTTACACTCATGAATATTACATCTGCAATTAGCATGGAATGTTACACTGAGAGCAAATAAAGGGTACATGACTATTGATTGTTATTTATCTCTGTTTTTCCAAAGTTAAGGCTGAAAATGGTGCACATCTGAAATTATTGAGCGTACATAACATGTCATTTGCTCTCCACTGCGTGTGGTGAGAGTTTAGGAAAAAATTGCCAGCAAAGTAAGAAAGCTGCCAATTTGCAAGTGGATTTATGATCTCGGACTAATGCTGATTCTTGGCATGCAAAAGGTTAAAACCTTCAGAGAAGTGTTTGCCCTCTTAGAAAGCAATCTCTTTAATAAAGACATTACTACATATTGTATCTGAGTTGAAATGTTTTTAGTACGGCTTGGAAAAATCCTACAGatgatggttttggttttcataCTATTTCCATGCTGAGAGTTGGGCGGGGGGGCAGTTAGCCATAGTCTTGTAAGAGTCCCAGTCTGTTCCACACTCTCTATGTTGGCCAACCAGTCACAGGTAACGAGCATGCTTTTGACAAGAATACTTCTCAAAAAGGACAAGAAATGTCAGATGCCATTTCATAATCGGTAGGGAAGGAAATCCAACTGTCAATTTCAAACAATGGTTTTGAgtatggatttatttatttcttctgttttacaaatgagttttcactgaaatgctATTAAAATGGTCAGATGAGATCTGTTTGGAGTTacagtatttaatttattcatcAAATGGTTTTGATTTAATGCAGTCAGCCTAGTGTCTTCCAGCACACACAGGTTTTATCTGCTGGTACAGGGGAAAGA includes these proteins:
- the LGR4 gene encoding leucine-rich repeat-containing G-protein coupled receptor 4 isoform X2, whose amino-acid sequence is MNNITRLPEDAFKNFPYLEELRLAGNDLSFIHPKALSGLKELKVLTLQNNQLKTVPNEAIRGLSGLQSLRLDANHITAIPEDSFEGLVQLRHLWLDDNSLTEVPIYPLSNLPSLQALTLALNKITHIPDYAFTNLSSLVVLHLHNNKIKTIGKHCFDGLDNLETLDLNYNNMVEFPEAIKALPSLKELGFHSNYISIIPDGAFAGNPLLRTIHLYDNPLSFVGNSAFQNLSDLHSLVIRGASMVQWFPNLTGTVNLESLTLTGTKINSIPVNLCQEQKVLRTLDLSYNNIKDLPSFKGCQSLEEISLQHNQIHEITEDTFQGLSSLRILDLSRNRIHQIHKEAFTTVGAIVNLDLSFNELTSVPTEGLSGLNQLKLAGNSELREALAAKNFAKLRSLSVPYAYQCCAFWGCDSYLNSNAEDSRHQDQGALMDREKADADVLRNEENEELGQTIIHCTPATGAFKPCEYLLGSWMIRLTVWFIFLVALFFNLLVMLTIFASCTPLPSSKLFIGLISVSNLFMGVYTGILTFLDAVSWGRFAEFGIWWETGSGCRVAGFLAVFSSESAIFFLMLAAVERSFSAKEIIKKGKSNRQKQFQIAAVFAFLCAVVAGCLPLFYKAEYSASPLCLPFPTGETPSLGFTVTLVLLNSLAFLLMAVIYTKLYCNLEKEDLSENSQSSMIKHVAWLIFTNCIFFCPVAFFSFAPLITAISISPEIMKSVTLIFFPLPACLNPVLYVFFNPKFKEDWKLLRRHMSRKNGAVAIAVNAQGGCAAQDFYYDCGVYTHLQGNIAVCECCESLLLSKPVPCKHLIKSHSCPALAVVPCQRPDGYWSDCGTQSAHSDYADEDDSFVSDSSDQVQACGRACFYQSRGFPLVRYAYNIPRIKD
- the LGR4 gene encoding leucine-rich repeat-containing G-protein coupled receptor 4 isoform X1; its protein translation is MRCFALLGLVAWGLGSWAGPSGGASPPPCPASCSCDGDRGVDCSGRGLAAVPPGLSAFTHALDISMNNITRLPEDAFKNFPYLEELRLAGNDLSFIHPKALSGLKELKVLTLQNNQLKTVPNEAIRGLSGLQSLRLDANHITAIPEDSFEGLVQLRHLWLDDNSLTEVPIYPLSNLPSLQALTLALNKITHIPDYAFTNLSSLVVLHLHNNKIKTIGKHCFDGLDNLETLDLNYNNMVEFPEAIKALPSLKELGFHSNYISIIPDGAFAGNPLLRTIHLYDNPLSFVGNSAFQNLSDLHSLVIRGASMVQWFPNLTGTVNLESLTLTGTKINSIPVNLCQEQKVLRTLDLSYNNIKDLPSFKGCQSLEEISLQHNQIHEITEDTFQGLSSLRILDLSRNRIHQIHKEAFTTVGAIVNLDLSFNELTSVPTEGLSGLNQLKLAGNSELREALAAKNFAKLRSLSVPYAYQCCAFWGCDSYLNSNAEDSRHQDQGALMDREKADADVLRNEENEELGQTIIHCTPATGAFKPCEYLLGSWMIRLTVWFIFLVALFFNLLVMLTIFASCTPLPSSKLFIGLISVSNLFMGVYTGILTFLDAVSWGRFAEFGIWWETGSGCRVAGFLAVFSSESAIFFLMLAAVERSFSAKEIIKKGKSNRQKQFQIAAVFAFLCAVVAGCLPLFYKAEYSASPLCLPFPTGETPSLGFTVTLVLLNSLAFLLMAVIYTKLYCNLEKEDLSENSQSSMIKHVAWLIFTNCIFFCPVAFFSFAPLITAISISPEIMKSVTLIFFPLPACLNPVLYVFFNPKFKEDWKLLRRHMSRKNGAVAIAVNAQGGCAAQDFYYDCGVYTHLQGNIAVCECCESLLLSKPVPCKHLIKSHSCPALAVVPCQRPDGYWSDCGTQSAHSDYADEDDSFVSDSSDQVQACGRACFYQSRGFPLVRYAYNIPRIKD